The following proteins are encoded in a genomic region of Ornithodoros turicata isolate Travis chromosome 6, ASM3712646v1, whole genome shotgun sequence:
- the LOC135397998 gene encoding uncharacterized protein LOC135397998 translates to MEQLQTLRAPLRSCVQKLVDDITASLQETAPSKTKIQLKLASLTKKSSLLSDLDHNIAALIDDDEIESEAESCDNYLELITRVTLNAKRYVSTNHDLTTNPSPASTTSRNTSQHVSLLASSFTEAPTRKHPDYEPLTPEVQDALIDNDHPEYTDMKVQMIEANPSTNSTSTRGTIKRNLNDIFWTTIPQPTRFKGIQLRKAEMPPDSSVCPMTLKSDRDRNLSTGKSSTPLNRPVPQSLLLQDMPPPSTDKSSGLPMLIPAPPPLKQDPLHPLYATDRESSPCNIYCNRYRSPANARTTPFRPRYQKPSPRQYRCYCHKKLYHLANHRLRLTHAPHGV, encoded by the coding sequence ATGGAACAGCTCCAGACGCTACGTGCCCCTCTTCGTTCCTGTGTTCAGAAGCTGGTGGATGACATCACGGCATCACTTCAAGAAACAGCTCCATCCAAGACAAAGATCCAGCTCAAACTCGCCTCACTTACGAAGAAGTCATCCCTGCTCTCTGATCTGGATCATAACATTGCAGCACTCATAGACGATGACGAAATTGAAAGTGAGGCAGAGTCATGCGACAACTACCTGGAACTCATCACACGAGTAACTTTGAATGCCAAGCGCTACGTCTCGACAAATCATGACCTGACTACGAACCCTAGCCCTGCTTCCACAACTTCAAGGAATACATCGCAGCATGTAAGCCTCTTAGCATCATCGTTCACCGAAGCTCCAACGCGAAAGCACCCCGATTACGAGCCACTAACACCAGAAGTTCAAGACGCCCTAATTGACAACGACCACCCTGAATATACAGATATGAAAGTTCAAATGATAGAAGCAAATCCATCGACTAACTCGACTAGCACCAGGGGAACGATCAAACGGAACTTGAACGACATCTTTTGGACAACGATACCACAACCGACTCGCTTCAAGGGCATCCAACTCCGGAAAGCGGAAATGCCACCGGACTCCAGTGTCTGTCCTATGACCCTAAAGTCCGATCGGGATAGAAACCTCTCAACTGGCAAGTCGTCGACCCCACTGAATCGTCCCGTACCTCAAAGCTTGCTGTTACAGGACATGCCACCGCCATCTACGGATAAGTCCTCCGGACTACCCATGCTCATTCCAGCACCACCTCCGTTGAAGCAAGACCCACTGCATCCTTTATACGCAACGGATCGCGAATCCTCGCCTTGCAACATATATTGCAACAGGTACCGCAGCCCTGCAAATGCAAGGACTACTCCCTTCAGACCTCGTTATCAGAAGCCGTCACCCCGTCAATATCGTTGCTACTGTCACAAGAAACTGTACCATCTGGCCAACCACAGGCTCCGTCTTACCCATGCGCCGCACGGAGTGTAA